One part of the Sporosarcina ureae genome encodes these proteins:
- a CDS encoding carboxymuconolactone decarboxylase family protein → MAEDRYQRGLEKLMELTLSSEDNPAGEMEIGDSFKDVAPDLTKYVVEFAFGDIYSRPGLDNKQKVLTTITALVAQGKPQIQMHIKTGLDVGLTPDEIIGCIMHLIPYTGFPSVLNALSVAQTVFKERGVSITKIEDDK, encoded by the coding sequence ATGGCAGAGGATCGTTATCAACGTGGTTTAGAAAAGTTAATGGAACTCACATTATCAAGTGAGGACAATCCAGCAGGTGAGATGGAGATTGGTGATAGTTTTAAAGATGTTGCTCCCGATTTGACCAAGTACGTTGTAGAATTCGCATTCGGTGATATTTATTCACGACCTGGACTCGACAATAAGCAAAAAGTGCTGACCACGATTACAGCGCTTGTAGCACAAGGAAAACCGCAAATTCAGATGCATATCAAAACGGGACTTGACGTCGGTTTAACACCGGATGAAATCATTGGATGCATTATGCATTTGATTCCCTATACAGGATTCCCGAGTGTACTAAATGCCTTATCGGTAGCGCAAACCGTGTTTAAGGAACGTGGCGTTTCGATTACTAAAATTGAGGATGATAAATAA
- a CDS encoding EAL domain-containing protein yields MVKEQTRYLRLANITKLINTKLELREVLNHVITAISEEIVQCDSVGIYLPQQDGSFRGFVGKPEVINGMTLDMHTIDTDFDLLAKEVIETRRTIYIPDTSKDYRPDQRAVIGFKIKSLLALPITGETELFGLVFLFDYGIPMNLTELEIQTVQSYVNMAAVAIQNAKLLTSKEELIQEKQLLLDITRDLSLCSTMQEALDTCFLYIERVLGNNDIGVHLIDPLVQMKIKPTTINQKSDWSPEEWVKSHDEKKFDDENDKVFQEVIASRKAQLIPDVFADDRVNHKVCRYFGIQSMFILPIVSMGKVLGLLVIADLQQKNPNYSETSQQLTQSIVDTTASTLLNLLNMEKQELIIEQRTAEITEKNNELESAMKELQRISREKELILHSAGEGIFGLDLQGVITFCNPAAAVMLGYKMKNELIGKPVSIIYNENNTNKEEVTFFRQDQSSFPVEYVRSSIKEGDRVVGDVVTFKDISERKKMEKEIRYHAYYDSLTNLPNRVLLKDRMEQGLSFARTHEDKAAVLFMDLDRFKSVNDLLGHSYGDILLAHVARRICACLPEGSTASRQGGDEFIIYLPSIRSEADVVEVAEKIVDQFNKPFNLKGHEMHIHSSIGISLFPQDGQTVELLIKNADIAMYQSKNVSGSSYHFYQVAMDIRTFENVKFENALYKALDREEFEIYFQPQIDYSTHTIIGTEVLLRWNHSTEGLITPDKFIALAEETGLIVPIGEWVIRSACNQIKKWQAKGYPPIVVSVNLSARQFEQNNLFQTVKDILEEEGVSPELLCLEITENQIIKNTELTIQTMKELQAIGIKMSIDDFGTGYSSLGYLKNLPINALKIDKSFIQELESNDDNSAIVNTIITLAENLGLHVVAEGVETLEQAEFLASRECYIMQGYYFNVPLKANEFESTYLAIKGEIL; encoded by the coding sequence ATAGTGAAAGAGCAAACAAGATATCTTCGTCTAGCGAATATAACAAAGCTAATAAATACAAAGCTAGAGTTAAGAGAAGTGCTAAATCACGTGATCACCGCTATATCAGAGGAGATTGTTCAATGTGACTCGGTCGGAATTTACTTGCCGCAACAAGACGGATCATTCAGGGGCTTCGTAGGTAAGCCTGAAGTGATCAACGGCATGACGCTCGATATGCATACAATTGATACCGACTTCGATTTACTGGCGAAAGAAGTAATTGAAACAAGAAGAACGATCTATATACCGGATACATCTAAAGACTATCGACCTGATCAAAGGGCAGTTATAGGATTTAAGATAAAATCTTTATTGGCTTTACCTATTACTGGCGAAACGGAATTATTCGGACTTGTTTTCTTGTTCGATTATGGAATTCCGATGAATTTGACTGAACTTGAGATTCAAACCGTCCAGTCCTACGTCAATATGGCGGCTGTTGCAATTCAAAATGCCAAGTTGCTGACAAGTAAAGAAGAATTGATTCAAGAAAAGCAATTATTGTTGGATATAACTCGGGATTTATCACTGTGTTCTACGATGCAGGAAGCACTGGATACATGTTTTCTTTATATAGAAAGAGTGCTTGGAAACAATGACATAGGTGTCCATCTAATCGATCCGTTGGTGCAAATGAAGATTAAGCCTACAACAATTAATCAGAAAAGTGATTGGTCGCCAGAAGAATGGGTTAAGTCTCATGACGAGAAAAAATTTGATGATGAAAATGATAAAGTGTTTCAGGAAGTGATTGCATCTAGAAAAGCGCAACTTATTCCAGATGTCTTTGCAGACGATCGTGTGAACCATAAAGTATGTCGATACTTTGGTATTCAATCGATGTTTATTCTTCCTATTGTTTCCATGGGGAAAGTATTAGGTTTACTAGTCATTGCAGACCTTCAACAAAAAAATCCGAATTACTCCGAGACCAGTCAACAACTGACGCAATCTATTGTCGATACAACAGCATCCACTTTATTGAACTTATTGAATATGGAAAAGCAAGAGTTAATTATAGAACAGCGTACTGCAGAGATAACGGAAAAGAACAACGAACTTGAATCAGCGATGAAAGAATTACAGCGTATTAGCCGGGAGAAGGAACTGATTCTCCATTCGGCAGGTGAAGGGATATTCGGATTAGATTTACAGGGGGTCATTACGTTTTGTAATCCAGCCGCAGCCGTAATGCTAGGTTATAAGATGAAGAATGAGTTAATAGGTAAACCTGTCAGTATTATTTACAATGAAAATAATACAAATAAAGAGGAAGTTACATTCTTTAGACAAGATCAGTCCAGTTTTCCTGTAGAATATGTTAGATCTTCCATCAAAGAAGGAGATAGAGTCGTTGGGGATGTCGTTACATTTAAAGATATCTCCGAAAGAAAGAAGATGGAGAAAGAAATCAGGTACCATGCGTATTATGATAGCTTGACCAATCTTCCCAACCGGGTGCTTTTAAAAGATCGCATGGAACAAGGGTTGAGCTTTGCCCGGACTCATGAAGATAAAGCAGCGGTACTGTTCATGGACTTGGATCGTTTCAAATCAGTCAATGACTTATTAGGGCATAGCTATGGTGATATTTTATTGGCACATGTAGCAAGACGTATATGCGCATGTCTCCCTGAAGGTTCCACAGCGTCGCGTCAAGGTGGTGATGAATTCATTATCTACCTGCCTTCTATTAGATCAGAAGCAGATGTTGTTGAAGTGGCGGAAAAGATTGTGGATCAATTCAACAAGCCATTCAATCTAAAAGGACATGAAATGCACATCCACAGCAGTATAGGAATCAGTTTATTTCCTCAAGATGGACAGACAGTGGAGTTATTGATTAAAAATGCTGATATCGCCATGTATCAATCCAAAAACGTATCCGGCAGCAGCTATCATTTTTATCAAGTGGCGATGGATATCAGGACGTTTGAAAATGTGAAGTTTGAAAATGCTTTATATAAAGCACTTGATCGTGAGGAGTTCGAAATTTATTTTCAACCTCAAATTGATTATAGTACACATACTATCATCGGAACTGAAGTGTTATTGAGATGGAATCACTCGACAGAAGGATTAATCACACCCGATAAGTTTATCGCACTGGCGGAAGAGACGGGGCTAATAGTTCCTATCGGAGAGTGGGTTATTAGAAGTGCATGTAACCAAATCAAGAAGTGGCAAGCTAAAGGATATCCACCGATTGTAGTATCTGTAAATCTATCGGCCCGCCAGTTTGAACAAAATAATTTATTCCAAACGGTAAAAGATATATTAGAAGAAGAAGGGGTATCACCAGAGCTTTTATGTCTTGAAATTACAGAGAACCAAATTATTAAAAATACAGAGTTGACTATCCAGACGATGAAAGAGTTACAGGCGATCGGAATCAAGATGTCTATTGATGACTTTGGTACAGGCTATTCATCTTTGGGCTATTTAAAAAACTTGCCGATCAATGCGTTGAAAATAGATAAATCGTTTATTCAGGAATTGGAAAGCAATGACGACAATTCAGCCATTGTGAATACGATCATCACGTTAGCAGAAAATCTGGGGTTGCATGTAGTTGCTGAAGGTGTCGAAACACTAGAACAAGCGGAATTTTTAGCCTCAAGAGAATGTTATATCATGCAAGGGTATTACTTTAATGTGCCGCTGAAAGCGAATGAATTCGAAAGCACATATCTGGCTATTAAAGGAGAGATTTTATGA
- a CDS encoding Na+/H+ antiporter family protein: protein MFSTVVISVIVMSVLSLLRVNVMFAIIIAAGVAGLMEGLSLTEATTMLVSGMGGQANTALSYILLGMFAVMISFSGITGFLVKRLMKVLRGKRSILLLTIAGVACFSQNVVPIHIAFIPILIPPLLHLFDKMKIDRRGVACALTFGLKAPYIMIPAGFGLIFHGIIAEEMKASGMEIPLLSVTYSMLIPGIGMILGLLVAVFISYRKPRELPHSDMGVIVAEEIPEEIELKFNLRHVLTIGAIIGALIVQLATGSLVLGALTGIALMYIFTVVPFNEGERVVNEGISMMGMIAFVMLIASGYATILKETGAVNDLVESATAILGDNKLIIASVMLLIGLLITMGIGSSFGTIPIIAALFVPICIAVGFSPMATAALIGTAGALGDAGSPASDSTLGPTAGLNADGKHHHIWDTCVPTFLHYNIPLLIFGVVAAMVL from the coding sequence ATGTTTAGTACGGTAGTGATTTCAGTTATCGTTATGTCTGTGTTGAGTCTTCTGCGGGTTAACGTAATGTTTGCCATTATTATCGCAGCAGGTGTGGCTGGGTTAATGGAAGGTTTGTCATTGACGGAAGCAACAACAATGCTCGTCTCTGGAATGGGTGGACAAGCAAATACCGCATTAAGTTATATTTTGCTCGGAATGTTCGCCGTTATGATTAGTTTTTCAGGAATTACAGGCTTTCTTGTGAAGAGATTGATGAAAGTTTTAAGAGGAAAACGATCAATTTTATTGCTAACCATTGCAGGGGTTGCTTGTTTTTCACAAAACGTGGTTCCTATCCATATAGCATTTATCCCGATTTTAATTCCACCTTTGCTTCATTTATTTGATAAGATGAAGATTGACCGTCGAGGTGTTGCTTGTGCGTTGACATTTGGATTAAAAGCGCCTTACATTATGATTCCGGCTGGGTTTGGATTAATATTCCACGGAATCATTGCAGAAGAAATGAAAGCAAGTGGTATGGAGATCCCTCTTTTATCAGTCACCTATTCCATGCTAATTCCTGGAATTGGGATGATATTAGGCTTACTAGTTGCCGTTTTCATCTCGTACCGCAAGCCAAGAGAGCTTCCACATAGCGACATGGGAGTTATTGTTGCGGAAGAAATACCTGAAGAAATCGAACTGAAATTCAACTTACGTCACGTCCTCACTATTGGAGCAATTATCGGCGCGTTGATTGTACAATTAGCTACAGGTTCACTTGTTTTAGGAGCACTTACCGGTATTGCGTTAATGTATATATTCACAGTCGTTCCCTTTAATGAAGGAGAAAGAGTTGTCAATGAAGGGATTAGCATGATGGGTATGATTGCATTTGTTATGTTGATTGCTTCCGGATATGCAACTATTTTAAAAGAGACAGGTGCAGTCAATGATTTAGTGGAATCAGCTACAGCAATTTTAGGTGATAACAAACTGATTATTGCATCCGTCATGTTATTGATCGGATTATTAATTACAATGGGTATCGGTTCATCATTCGGGACCATTCCAATTATTGCAGCTTTGTTCGTGCCAATCTGTATAGCTGTTGGTTTCTCTCCAATGGCAACGGCTGCCTTAATTGGGACTGCAGGCGCGCTTGGCGATGCAGGATCACCGGCATCTGATAGTACGCTAGGGCCGACAGCAGGGTTGAATGCGGATGGAAAGCATCATCATATTTGGGATACGTGTGTACCAACATTTTTACATTATAATATCCCGCTTCTCATCTTTGGTGTCGTTGCGGCTATGGTACTGTAA
- a CDS encoding thiamine pyrophosphate-binding protein — MKAVRAVLDYLMTSGVQHVFGIPAGSVNAFFDELYEIPELTPIVTKHEGAASYMAVAYAKYTATMSVCIGCSGPGGTNLLTGAANAMREHLPVLFLTGAVPVDTVGLNASQELDAEPLFKSVTKYSVTVTDSKDLLGEVVKACEIAISGVPGPVHIAMPIDIQINPIESPEIPAPRKRTPIVPDQNVIQSVARELVNKQDGYIFVGQGIRNSVDQLLELAEMLKWPIITTPQAKGYITEDHPLHAGVFGFAGHDAASSLINGSDGEALLVVGSSLGETATNNWNVNLTKGRYTIQLDYDSSVFNRKYEVDAAVLGDIDLSLTALLDELKTLNLPTNDQAFTKQEIGRADSEEYNTKNVLMRLQKYAPRDTRYTVDIGEFMAYIIHDMKVVESDTFDINVHFGAMGSGIGSAIGSKLAEPERPVVCVTGDGCFFMHGMEILTAKEHRLPILFVVMNNARLGMVYHGHSLQYKRSHPSFEQEPVNIAAMAAAMNIPSKRMETMEDLTEEAIDELMNVNGPSILEISLIDNTIPPMGDRVKFLSSFGK; from the coding sequence ATGAAGGCTGTTCGAGCAGTGTTGGATTATTTAATGACTAGCGGGGTACAACATGTTTTTGGTATCCCAGCAGGTTCTGTCAATGCGTTTTTTGATGAGTTGTATGAAATACCTGAACTGACACCGATCGTGACGAAACATGAAGGCGCTGCTTCCTATATGGCAGTTGCTTATGCTAAATATACGGCTACTATGAGTGTGTGTATTGGATGCAGTGGGCCTGGTGGTACCAATCTACTAACAGGTGCTGCAAATGCTATGCGTGAACATCTTCCTGTATTATTTTTGACGGGTGCAGTTCCTGTCGATACTGTCGGTTTAAATGCCTCTCAAGAATTGGATGCTGAACCACTCTTTAAATCAGTGACGAAATATAGTGTAACTGTAACGGATTCGAAGGATTTACTTGGCGAAGTGGTAAAGGCTTGTGAAATAGCGATTTCCGGTGTACCGGGTCCTGTCCATATCGCCATGCCGATAGATATCCAGATCAATCCAATTGAGTCTCCTGAAATACCGGCTCCGCGAAAAAGAACGCCGATAGTTCCGGATCAAAACGTCATACAGTCTGTTGCAAGAGAGCTCGTTAATAAACAGGATGGATATATTTTTGTAGGACAAGGTATTAGAAACTCTGTCGATCAGTTACTTGAGTTAGCGGAGATGCTCAAGTGGCCAATTATTACAACACCACAAGCAAAAGGCTATATTACAGAAGATCATCCACTTCACGCTGGCGTCTTCGGCTTTGCCGGTCATGACGCCGCTTCTTCATTGATCAATGGGAGTGATGGTGAAGCTTTACTGGTAGTAGGCTCCAGTTTAGGCGAGACGGCTACGAATAATTGGAACGTCAATCTCACTAAAGGTCGGTACACTATTCAACTGGATTACGATTCATCCGTTTTTAATCGTAAATATGAAGTGGATGCTGCTGTTTTGGGAGACATAGATTTAAGCTTGACCGCGTTACTAGATGAATTAAAAACTTTGAACTTGCCGACAAATGATCAAGCATTTACGAAGCAAGAAATAGGGAGAGCGGATAGTGAAGAGTACAATACGAAAAATGTATTGATGCGCCTGCAAAAATATGCTCCCCGCGATACTAGATATACCGTCGATATAGGTGAGTTCATGGCGTATATCATTCATGATATGAAAGTGGTGGAGTCCGATACATTTGATATTAATGTACATTTTGGGGCGATGGGGAGCGGTATAGGTTCTGCAATTGGTTCGAAGCTTGCTGAGCCTGAACGTCCAGTAGTTTGCGTTACGGGTGACGGTTGTTTCTTCATGCACGGTATGGAAATCCTCACCGCAAAAGAACATAGATTGCCGATTTTATTTGTAGTGATGAATAATGCACGCTTAGGAATGGTCTATCATGGACATTCGTTGCAATATAAGCGGTCCCATCCATCGTTTGAACAAGAACCGGTGAATATTGCAGCTATGGCTGCGGCTATGAACATACCGAGTAAACGAATGGAAACGATGGAGGATCTAACCGAAGAAGCAATAGATGAGCTGATGAACGTGAACGGGCCATCCATTCTTGAAATTTCCTTGATTGATAATACAATACCTCCAATGGGAGATCGTGTGAAGTTTCTATCCTCCTTTGGAAAGTAA
- a CDS encoding SH3 domain-containing protein: MRKVLFLITVLVLSFSFSLPTGTEAATKTTTMYVSAKSDIVLRVKPAKNAERVGTIKNHSKVTVFSSSNGWSYVQAGKSKGYVYTSALSKKNPNASPAPTTVTKGLTPVNGLTLTYSPSFFDDTKENFVVKKDGEFTFLFNKGDTLYPDYSSYTYIEDKNRLMIGVSDSDVIFVDVLYPLKQGTYAKSAYDNSKVLVESTTKTIKVKAGTFKNVVILRHKDGSREYIAKGIGIIKSTNNKGTIITELVSVKAKK; the protein is encoded by the coding sequence GTGAGAAAAGTATTATTTTTAATTACGGTACTAGTTTTGAGCTTTTCCTTTAGTCTTCCTACTGGGACAGAAGCAGCTACAAAAACAACTACCATGTATGTAAGTGCAAAGAGTGACATCGTCCTCCGCGTAAAGCCTGCCAAAAATGCAGAGCGAGTGGGAACAATTAAAAACCATTCGAAGGTAACGGTCTTTTCTTCATCTAACGGTTGGTCGTATGTACAAGCAGGAAAGAGTAAGGGATATGTTTATACATCTGCTTTATCCAAGAAAAACCCTAACGCCAGCCCCGCTCCAACTACTGTCACAAAAGGTTTGACCCCTGTTAATGGCTTAACCCTAACGTATTCCCCTTCTTTTTTCGATGATACAAAAGAAAATTTTGTTGTAAAAAAAGATGGTGAATTCACTTTTCTATTCAATAAAGGAGACACACTCTATCCTGACTATTCCAGCTATACGTATATCGAGGATAAAAATAGACTGATGATCGGCGTATCTGATTCGGATGTTATATTTGTAGATGTGTTATATCCATTGAAACAAGGAACGTACGCAAAATCTGCTTACGATAATTCCAAAGTTTTAGTAGAAAGCACGACGAAAACGATCAAGGTAAAGGCAGGTACGTTTAAAAACGTTGTAATTTTGCGTCACAAAGACGGTTCACGCGAATATATTGCAAAAGGTATCGGGATCATCAAGAGTACAAACAACAAAGGAACTATTATTACAGAGCTAGTATCAGTTAAAGCAAAAAAGTAA
- a CDS encoding DMT family transporter has translation MQTTIHKWGIFWEKNGDERKMEAQASMKIYLLTISGAVCWGLIGLFIAPLYDQGFTAWDVVAIRGIFSFIFLFIIMVMFFRNQLHTRLKDHVFFASAGIFSLALFNYFYFEVFSRSSLSVAVTLLYTGPLFVMILSRVFFKELLTLQKGLSLVFAMIGCAFVVGLLPYGSASIPGKTLFMGILSGFCYALYSVLTKPVTKRYSALTITTYTFFYMGLFMSLTSDVWSKFDKFQHVDVWISSLLLALVSTVAAYVLYTSGLKYLEAGKASILATIEPIVAVLIGVLFLGDQLRPLQVMGIALVLYSAMLVVGRREGTKIL, from the coding sequence ATGCAAACTACTATACATAAATGGGGCATCTTTTGGGAAAAGAACGGGGATGAAAGAAAAATGGAAGCACAGGCGAGTATGAAAATCTATTTATTGACTATTTCAGGAGCGGTCTGCTGGGGATTAATCGGTTTATTCATAGCACCGCTTTATGATCAAGGTTTCACTGCGTGGGATGTTGTAGCAATTCGCGGGATTTTTAGTTTCATCTTTTTGTTTATCATCATGGTGATGTTTTTTCGTAACCAGTTACACACCCGGTTAAAAGACCATGTTTTTTTCGCGAGCGCAGGGATTTTTAGTCTTGCTTTATTTAATTACTTTTACTTTGAGGTGTTTTCTCGTTCGAGTTTATCGGTAGCTGTAACATTACTATATACAGGACCGTTATTTGTCATGATCTTATCAAGGGTTTTCTTCAAGGAGTTGCTGACTTTACAAAAGGGATTGTCGCTAGTATTCGCAATGATCGGCTGTGCATTCGTAGTTGGACTTTTACCGTATGGGTCGGCAAGTATCCCTGGCAAGACGCTATTCATGGGGATTCTATCCGGCTTTTGCTACGCTTTATATAGTGTACTAACGAAGCCAGTGACAAAACGATATTCCGCACTGACGATTACTACCTACACATTTTTTTATATGGGACTATTCATGTCTTTGACGAGTGATGTGTGGAGCAAGTTCGATAAATTTCAGCATGTTGATGTATGGATTTCGTCCTTATTACTTGCATTGGTTTCTACTGTGGCAGCGTATGTGTTGTATACATCAGGACTGAAGTATTTGGAAGCAGGAAAGGCATCCATTCTGGCAACGATAGAACCCATTGTCGCAGTTCTCATTGGTGTACTGTTTCTTGGAGATCAGTTGCGACCATTGCAGGTTATGGGAATAGCTCTTGTACTATATTCAGCTATGTTAGTGGTAGGTAGACGAGAGGGAACTAAGATCTTATAA
- the hutH gene encoding histidine ammonia-lyase: MVVLNGQTLNFTEVHSVLYDGDNVKYSEESMKKVEESRKAVERIVDEERIVYGITTGFGKFSDVLIDKDHVESLQLNLIRSHACGVGEAFPEIVSRAMILLRANALLKGFSGVRPVVIERLLDLVNAHIHPVIPQQGSLGASGDLAPLSHLALVLIGEGEVFYKGERTPAKEALTKEGITPIVLTAKEGLALINGTQAMTAMGVVAYLEAEKLAYQTERIASMTIEGLRGIIDAFDEDIHLARGYNEQVEVAERIRNILVDSELTTKQGEIRVQDAYSIRCIPQVHGATWQAMNYVKEKLLIEMNAATDNPLIFDNGEKVLSGGNFHGQPIAFAMDFLAIAIAELANISERRIERLVNPQLNDLPPFLSPEPGLQSGAMIMQYVAASLVSENKTFAHPASVDSIPSSANQEDHVSMGTIGSRHAYEVIKNTRRVLAIEAICSMQAVEIRGKEKMSTSTREFLENGRSIVSYIEEDRVFSKDIEAMSEWLKNSDFHFDAYTKK; encoded by the coding sequence ATGGTCGTATTAAATGGACAAACGCTTAATTTTACAGAGGTGCATAGCGTACTTTACGATGGAGACAACGTAAAATACTCAGAAGAAAGCATGAAAAAGGTTGAAGAAAGCCGAAAAGCAGTAGAAAGAATCGTAGATGAAGAAAGAATTGTATATGGTATTACAACAGGATTTGGTAAATTCAGTGATGTGCTTATTGATAAAGATCATGTAGAATCCTTGCAGTTAAATTTAATCCGCTCCCATGCATGTGGTGTAGGGGAAGCATTTCCAGAAATCGTTTCACGAGCGATGATTCTTCTTCGTGCCAACGCGTTATTGAAAGGTTTTTCAGGAGTGCGTCCTGTCGTAATTGAGAGATTGCTCGATTTAGTAAATGCGCATATTCATCCCGTCATTCCTCAGCAAGGATCCCTTGGTGCAAGTGGTGACTTGGCTCCGCTATCGCACTTGGCGCTAGTTTTAATCGGAGAAGGAGAAGTGTTTTATAAAGGGGAAAGAACTCCTGCCAAGGAAGCTTTAACGAAAGAGGGAATTACGCCGATTGTATTAACGGCAAAAGAAGGTCTAGCTCTTATTAACGGAACCCAGGCAATGACTGCAATGGGAGTCGTTGCGTATTTGGAAGCTGAAAAATTGGCTTATCAGACAGAACGCATTGCTTCCATGACAATTGAAGGTTTACGCGGAATCATTGATGCGTTTGACGAAGATATCCACCTTGCACGTGGTTATAATGAGCAGGTCGAAGTAGCAGAACGAATTCGGAATATTTTAGTTGACAGTGAGTTAACGACAAAGCAAGGAGAAATACGTGTACAAGATGCGTATTCAATTAGATGTATTCCTCAAGTTCATGGAGCAACGTGGCAGGCAATGAATTATGTAAAAGAAAAATTGCTGATTGAGATGAATGCAGCTACAGATAATCCGCTCATTTTTGATAATGGTGAAAAAGTATTATCCGGTGGCAACTTCCACGGACAGCCAATTGCTTTTGCTATGGATTTCTTGGCGATTGCAATAGCAGAATTGGCAAATATCTCAGAACGCCGAATTGAGCGCTTAGTAAATCCTCAATTAAATGATTTGCCGCCATTTTTAAGCCCGGAGCCAGGGTTACAATCTGGTGCCATGATTATGCAATATGTCGCAGCATCACTTGTTTCTGAAAATAAAACATTTGCTCATCCAGCAAGTGTCGATTCGATTCCTTCATCAGCAAATCAAGAAGATCATGTCAGTATGGGCACAATTGGATCTCGTCATGCATATGAAGTAATTAAAAATACACGTCGTGTGCTAGCAATAGAAGCAATTTGTAGTATGCAAGCAGTGGAGATTCGTGGAAAAGAAAAGATGTCGACGTCCACAAGAGAGTTTTTAGAAAACGGAAGAAGTATCGTGTCATATATTGAAGAAGATCGCGTATTTTCGAAAGATATTGAAGCAATGAGTGAATGGTTGAAAAATAGTGATTTTCATTTCGATGCATACACAAAAAAATAA
- the hutI gene encoding imidazolonepropionase: MKNIVWIKYASQLATLASGKQGPRAKKDMSDLGIIEDGSLWIEDGIIQAVGTTKELESMYGERAQDAVIVDASGKLVTPGLVDPHTHVVYGGSREHEFEMRLQGATYMDIMNAGGGIHATTRMTREASEAELIEQSTRRLDSFLAHGVTTVEGKSGYGMNLETELKQLRVMKKLQETHPIDLVPTFMGAHAVPLDYKGREDEFIDYLIETVLPIVVEEELAVFNDVFCEKGVFTPEQSERMLEAGKKVGLIPKIHADEIESYGGAELAAKVGAISAEHLLKASEEGIQAMAKSGTIACLLPATALYLREEAAAGRRMIDEGVPVAISTDCNPGSSPTTSMPLVMNLACISMRLTPAEALTAATYNAACAIKSEDRVGSLEIGKQGDVVLWDAKNYQELQYLFGVNHVQSVWKKGVQVVGNASN, encoded by the coding sequence TTGAAAAATATAGTTTGGATTAAATACGCTTCCCAGTTGGCCACGTTGGCCTCGGGGAAGCAAGGTCCACGAGCGAAAAAAGATATGTCGGATCTTGGGATTATCGAAGATGGCAGTCTATGGATTGAAGACGGGATCATTCAAGCTGTAGGAACAACAAAAGAGCTTGAAAGTATGTATGGTGAAAGAGCGCAAGATGCAGTAATTGTAGACGCATCTGGAAAACTGGTGACTCCAGGTTTAGTGGACCCTCATACACATGTGGTGTATGGAGGGAGTCGGGAGCACGAATTTGAAATGCGACTGCAAGGCGCCACTTACATGGACATTATGAATGCTGGCGGCGGTATCCATGCAACGACTCGAATGACAAGAGAAGCTTCGGAGGCAGAGTTAATCGAGCAATCAACACGCCGACTTGACTCGTTCCTTGCTCATGGAGTAACTACCGTAGAAGGAAAAAGTGGTTACGGAATGAATCTAGAAACGGAATTAAAACAACTTCGTGTGATGAAAAAACTTCAAGAAACACATCCGATTGACTTGGTTCCGACATTCATGGGGGCGCACGCTGTTCCTCTTGATTATAAAGGTCGAGAAGATGAGTTCATTGATTATTTAATTGAAACAGTATTACCGATAGTAGTAGAAGAAGAGCTAGCAGTATTCAATGACGTATTCTGTGAAAAAGGTGTATTCACACCGGAGCAATCCGAGAGAATGTTGGAAGCCGGAAAGAAAGTGGGATTAATTCCGAAAATTCACGCAGATGAAATTGAGTCCTATGGCGGTGCAGAACTTGCAGCTAAAGTAGGTGCCATTTCAGCTGAGCACTTGTTGAAAGCATCTGAAGAAGGTATACAAGCAATGGCTAAATCAGGTACAATTGCTTGTCTTCTGCCGGCGACAGCACTCTATTTACGTGAAGAAGCCGCTGCTGGAAGACGTATGATCGACGAAGGAGTGCCTGTGGCCATCTCGACGGACTGTAACCCAGGGTCTTCCCCCACGACATCGATGCCACTCGTGATGAACTTAGCTTGCATCTCTATGCGTTTAACACCGGCAGAGGCTTTGACAGCTGCGACATACAACGCAGCCTGCGCGATTAAGAGCGAGGACAGAGTAGGTTCATTAGAAATAGGTAAGCAAGGTGATGTCGTATTATGGGACGCAAAAAATTATCAAGAACTCCAATATTTATTCGGCGTTAACCACGTCCAGTCGGTTTGGAAAAAAGGCGTTCAGGTCGTTGGTAACGCGTCAAACTAA